DNA sequence from the Candidatus Binataceae bacterium genome:
AATTGTGAAAAAATTTCACTAATTCTCACGCGAAATTACCCGCGAACTGCCCGCGAATCGGGGCACCATGTGAGCGGCGAGAATCGGGTTCGTGAGATGCTCTTGTCTCAAGATCTATCGTCACTAACCGTCGCGTTTAGCCACCAGCGCTCCGTATTCTTCGAAGGTGATGGTTCCTCCGAGTTTTTCCGCGACGTCCTTTTCGCGTTCGGGTAAGACGTCCTGGAGCGCGTCGATCCGCTTCCATTGGGGCGGCGGTGGCGTTCCGCAATTTGTTTGCGGGGCGTATTTCGAAGTTTGCACGCGCTCGTATTTGTGAATGTAGCGCGGACAATTGATGAAAGTCTCGGTAACCGTAACGCGTACCAGCAGCTCGGCGCCGACGAACTCCTTGAGCAGGGGATCGGCTTTGTCGACGCTCGCGACGCCATGCACCCGCACCCGATGGGGCGTCTCGAAATCGATGAATAACATTCCGACCTTGCTGTGCGCGACGATATTACCAATGGAGAGGAACATGCCGTTGCCATTGTAGCTGGGGAAAACGATGGTCTGCGGATCCGCTACCCTGACGAAGCCGGGAGCCCCACCCTTGTATGAGCAAGTGGGATAACCGCGGTGATCGACTGAGGTGAGAAAAAACATATCGCGGCTTTCGATAAAGGCTTTAGTGTCGTCGGCGATCTCCGGCCGGACGACGATTTCCTCTATCCGATCAGCCAGCTTTGAGGTCTCGAACATCCCCTGTAAGCCGCGGTGTTGTTCGCTGTAAATTATACTCATGTTTGTCCTCGTTTGGCCTTAGTCTCACTTTTCGGATACTAACCCGTCATGTAGTCTCTATCACGAGCTCGATCTAATTTTAACCCTAGGACGGTTCCTAAGCGACCCCTTCGAGATTACTGTAATCTGGCCGAATAGTCGGCGATAAATATGAAGGTGACAGCGGGTAAGAGGAGAAGACACCGGCGGAGCGCGATGCTACGGTTGCGTGCCTCGGGGTTTTGGTCCAGCGATCGGAGCCTCAGTGCGATGCTGATCCTGCTCGTCGGCAATATATTCATCCTACCACTTGCCCAATTCGCCACCTGGGGCCGACTCGGCGCGCGCTCGTTAATGTCGCTAATCATCATCTCCGGGGTGATGGCGACCGTGCGTGATCGGCGCATCATCCTAATAGCCTCAGCTCTAGCCCTGGCTTCTTTCGGCATCGGATGGGAGGACTTGGAGCGGCCAAATCTCTATCTTCATCTGCTTAATAACCTGGATTCAGTATTGTTCATCAGCTTTTTGATCGTCCTCCTCACCCGGCAAACGTTTCGCGCCGGACCGATTACGCCCCGAAGAGTACAGGGGTCAGTTGCAGTTTACCTGCTGCTAGGGTTTTTGTGGTCGGTTTTGTATGAAATCGTAGAGCTCCTACAACCGGGGTCTTTCAGTATCGTTGCGCGAAACGGAGTGGCTGACATTCGACAGCTGGGCTACTTCAGTCTCACTACCCTTACGACCCTGGGTTTCGGGGACATTCTCCCGCTAAGTCCACTCGCTCGTTCGCTCACTGTCCTGGAAGCCCTGGTCGGTCAACTCTTTCCAGTGATCCTGATTGCCCGCCTGGTCGCGATGGAAATCGAGTATCAGCGATCGTCGCCCGCACTGAAGCAGCGTGTGGTCGGGGCAATTCTTGACTGATCGTTCTAGAATCGCTAGAGTCATGCAGGCTGGTTCTAAAAATGAAAGCTATACAGGCGAACAATGACCTAGGAGAAAATCAACAATGGGTTCACCTCAGATAGACCTCTACACCGCGTCGACGCCTAATGGTTGGAAAGTATCCGTTTTTTTGGAAGAGGCGGGTCTGCCATACAACGTTCACCGAATCGACCTGGGCGCGGGGGATCAGAAGAAGCCCGAGTTCCTGCGCCTTTGTCCCAACGGCCGCATTCCTGCGATCGTGGACCGCGGCAACGGTGATTTCGGGATTTTCGAAACCGGCGCAATCCTTCTGTACCTGGCGCGCAAGACCGGCAAACTAATGCCCAGGGACGAAAAAGGCGAGTCGCGTGTAACGCAGTGGCTAATGTTTCAAATGGACCGGCATCGGGCCGATGATGGGTCAGGCCAA
Encoded proteins:
- a CDS encoding potassium channel family protein translates to MLILLVGNIFILPLAQFATWGRLGARSLMSLIIISGVMATVRDRRIILIASALALASFGIGWEDLERPNLYLHLLNNLDSVLFISFLIVLLTRQTFRAGPITPRRVQGSVAVYLLLGFLWSVLYEIVELLQPGSFSIVARNGVADIRQLGYFSLTTLTTLGFGDILPLSPLARSLTVLEALVGQLFPVILIARLVAMEIEYQRSSPALKQRVVGAILD
- a CDS encoding pyridoxamine 5'-phosphate oxidase family protein, encoding MSIIYSEQHRGLQGMFETSKLADRIEEIVVRPEIADDTKAFIESRDMFFLTSVDHRGYPTCSYKGGAPGFVRVADPQTIVFPSYNGNGMFLSIGNIVAHSKVGMLFIDFETPHRVRVHGVASVDKADPLLKEFVGAELLVRVTVTETFINCPRYIHKYERVQTSKYAPQTNCGTPPPPQWKRIDALQDVLPEREKDVAEKLGGTITFEEYGALVAKRDG